The Impatiens glandulifera chromosome 8, dImpGla2.1, whole genome shotgun sequence genome includes a window with the following:
- the LOC124912061 gene encoding 1,4-dihydroxy-2-naphthoyl-CoA synthase, peroxisomal-like, whose protein sequence is MENAQRRLDSISGHMDSSVPAPPSTGGFIGHQRCISVTNDSYNRVHGQVPTHKPVWKNIPTDEVGKQWTDIIYEKAVGEGIAKLTINRPERRNAFRPQTIKELTRALNDARDDITIGVIILTGKGNEAFCSGGDQKMRGKEGYVDHDSFGRLNVLDFQIVMKRCPKPIIAMVAGYAIGGGHILHMCADITIAADNAIFGQTGPKVGSFDAGYGSTIMSRLIGPKKAREMWYLARFYNAIEADKMGLVNIIVPLEKLEEETIKWCREINRNSPTAIRVIKSAINAADDGHAGIQELAGNATLMFYGTEEGNEGRKSFVEHRRPDFSRFPRLP, encoded by the exons ATGGAGAACGCTCAGAGAAGATTGGATTCAATCTCCGGCCATATGGACTCATCAGTCCCCGCCCCTCCCAGCACTGGCGGCTTCATCGGTCATCAGAGGTGCATTTCTGTGACGAACGATAGTTACAATCGTGTTCACGGCCAAGTCCCGACTCACAAACCTGTCTGGAAGAACATCCCGACCGACGAAGTCGGCAAACAATGGACCGACATTATCTACGAGAAAGCTGTCGGTGAAGGAATTGCAAAG CTCACTATTAACAGACCGGAGAGGAGAAATGCTTTCCGTCCCCAAACGATTAAGGAGCTTACTCGTGCTTTGAACGATGCAAGAGACGATATTACCATTGGAGTTATCATTTTAACCGGAAAg GGCAATGAGGCATTTTGCAGTGGTGGGGATCAGAAAATGAGAGGGAAGGAAGGTTATGTGGATCATGACAGCTTTGGCAGACTCAATGTTCTAGATTTTCAG ATTGTAATGAAACGTTGCCCCAAGCCCATCATTGCTATG GTTGCTGGCTATGCTATTGGAGGAGGACATATATTGCACATGTGTGCTGATATTACTATTGCTGCTGATAATGCCATTTTCGGTCAGACTGGACCAAAG GTTGGAAGCTTTGATGCTGGTTATGGAAGTACCATTATGTCCCGTCTG ATTGGACCAAAAAAAGCTAGAGAAATGTGGTACTTGGCAAGGTTTTACAATGCCATTGAAGCAGACAAGATGGGATTGGTTAACATTATTGTCCCG TTGGAGAAACTAGAGGAGGAAACCATCAAATGGTGCAGAGAAATCAACAGAAACAGTCCAACTGCAATTCGAGTGATCAAATCGGCCATTAATGCAGCGGATGATGGACATGCTGGTATTCAG GAGCTTGCAGGAAATGCAACACTTATGTTTTATGGAACTGAGGAAGGTAATGAGGGGAGGAAATCATTTGTTGAACACAGACGGCCAGATTTCTCAAGATTCCCTCGTCTTCCATGA